TGACGACGCCGCAGAAGGCGTCGTAGTCGATCAGGTCGGTGACGGTCGGGTTCTCGCCGCAGAGCACGCAGTCGGGGTCCTTGCGGACCTTGACCTGGCGGTACTGCATCTCCAGGGCGTCGTAGATCATCAGCCGGCCGACCAGCGGCTCGCCGATGCCGGTCAGCAGCTTGATCGCCTCGGTGACCTGGACCGAGCCGATGGAGGCGCAGAGCACGCCCAGCACGCCGCCCTCCGAGCAGGACGGAACCATGCCGGCCGGCGGGGCCTCGGGGTAGAGGCAGCGGTAGCAGGGGCCGTGCTCGGCCCAGAAGACGCTGGCCTGGCCGTCGAAGCGGTAGATCGAGCCCCAGACGTAGGGCTTGCCCAGCAGCACGGCCGCGTCGTTCACCAGGTAGCGGGTGGCGAAGTTGTCGGTGCCGTCCACGATCAGGTCGTACTGGGCGAAGATCTCCTTGACGTTGTCCACGTCGAGGCGGGTCTCGTGCAGGACGACGTTGACGAAGGGGTTGATCTCCAGGACCGAGGCGCGGGCGGACTCGCCCTTGGACCGGCCGATGTCCGACTGGCCGTGGATGATCTGGCGCTGGAGGTTGGACTCGTCGACGGTGTCGAACTCGACGATGCCGAGGGTGCCGACACCTGCCGCGGCAAGGTACATCAGTGCGGGCGAGCCCAGGCCGCCGGCGCCCACGCAGAGCACCTTGGCGTTCTTCAGCCGCTTCTGCCCGGCCATCCCGACGTCCGGGATGATCAGGTGGCGGGAGTACCTGCGGACCTCGTCCACAGTGAGCTCAGCGGCCGGCTCGACCAGGGGTGGCAGCGACACGGGGGACTCCGGTGGTCGGTAACGTGTGACGGTTCTTCGGCCAACAGTGCCACGCCGTGCCCTATTCCAGGGCCCCTGGTCCGAGGTGCGAGACAGTCGCTGAGACACCGGCCCGCTGCGTCCCGACGGTCACACCCGGCAGGCGGTCTCCATCCAGATGTCCGCCAGCGACTCCTCCAGCGGGACCCGGGGACGCCAGCCCAGCCGCTCCCGGGCGGTGCGGATGTCGGCCTGGCGCCAGAGCACCTCGCCGGGGCGGTCGGTCCCGTCGGCGCCGGGGATCGGGCTGCGGCTCTCCTCCAGCAGCCGCCCCTCGAAGCCGGAGGCGCGGACCAGCAGATGGGCCGCGTCCCGCAGCCGGACGCCGGTCCCGCCGCCGATGTTGATCACACCGGTGGCGGCCGAGACGGCCGCCGACTGCACCGCGCGGGCGACGTCGCGAACGTCCACGAAGTCCCGGAAGGCGGACAGGTCGGCCGC
The Streptacidiphilus albus JL83 genome window above contains:
- the moeZ gene encoding adenylyltransferase/sulfurtransferase MoeZ, whose amino-acid sequence is MSLPPLVEPAAELTVDEVRRYSRHLIIPDVGMAGQKRLKNAKVLCVGAGGLGSPALMYLAAAGVGTLGIVEFDTVDESNLQRQIIHGQSDIGRSKGESARASVLEINPFVNVVLHETRLDVDNVKEIFAQYDLIVDGTDNFATRYLVNDAAVLLGKPYVWGSIYRFDGQASVFWAEHGPCYRCLYPEAPPAGMVPSCSEGGVLGVLCASIGSVQVTEAIKLLTGIGEPLVGRLMIYDALEMQYRQVKVRKDPDCVLCGENPTVTDLIDYDAFCGVVSDEAQAAAIGSTITPKQLKQWQDDKEDIFLVDVREPGEYEIVSIPGAVLIPKGEFLMGDALERMPQDKKIVVHCKSGARSAEVLAVLHSAGFADAVHVGSGIIGWVNQIEPHKPVY